The following proteins are encoded in a genomic region of Synechococcus sp. CBW1002:
- a CDS encoding IS5 family transposase: protein MRGQRERSGSLFSYVSIEDRIPAGHPLRRIRKLADQALDRLNPTFCDLYAAEGRPSVPPEQLLLASLLQAFYGIRSERLLLEQLHYNLLFRWFVGLSPDDPIWHPTTFTKNRERLLNEQVMGKFLEKLMGAPEVKPLLSDEHFSVDGTLLQAWASHASLERIDGQDDPPPPPSGPGEGFGAPKPGKKRAKGDFRGIKLSNKTHRSGSDPDALLARKSNAHPAQPSYRGHVLMDNRHALIVDCKVTQATGTGERDAAKAMAADRPGAHQKTIGADKHYDTRGFVAEMRRIGVTPHVVQNTARSGGSAIDGRTTRHVGYAKSIHARRGIEKVFGWIKQWGGLRQFKLRGTEKVSAVFGLNVIAYNLIRLGNLLKPAMAAA, encoded by the coding sequence ATGCGAGGTCAACGGGAGCGCAGCGGCTCCCTGTTCTCCTACGTGTCGATTGAGGATCGGATCCCGGCCGGCCATCCGCTGCGGCGGATCCGCAAGCTGGCCGATCAGGCCCTCGATCGCCTCAATCCCACCTTCTGTGATCTGTACGCCGCAGAAGGCCGGCCATCAGTGCCGCCGGAGCAACTGCTGCTGGCCTCGTTGCTGCAGGCGTTCTACGGCATCCGCTCGGAGCGGTTGCTGCTCGAGCAGCTCCACTACAACCTGCTGTTCCGCTGGTTTGTGGGGCTGAGCCCAGATGATCCGATCTGGCATCCCACCACATTCACAAAAAACCGGGAGCGGCTGCTGAACGAGCAGGTGATGGGGAAGTTCCTGGAGAAGCTGATGGGTGCTCCGGAGGTCAAGCCGCTGCTCAGTGACGAGCACTTCTCCGTCGATGGCACCTTGCTGCAGGCCTGGGCCTCCCATGCCTCACTGGAGCGGATCGATGGGCAGGACGATCCGCCGCCACCGCCGTCAGGCCCTGGCGAGGGTTTTGGCGCTCCAAAGCCCGGCAAGAAGCGAGCGAAAGGGGATTTCCGAGGCATCAAGCTCAGCAACAAGACCCACCGCTCCGGCAGTGATCCCGACGCCTTGCTGGCCCGGAAATCCAACGCCCACCCGGCTCAACCGAGCTACCGGGGTCATGTGCTCATGGACAACCGCCATGCCCTGATCGTCGATTGCAAGGTCACGCAAGCCACGGGCACCGGGGAGCGGGATGCCGCCAAAGCCATGGCCGCGGATCGTCCCGGTGCCCACCAGAAAACCATCGGTGCCGACAAGCACTACGACACCAGGGGCTTTGTCGCCGAGATGCGCCGCATCGGCGTGACGCCGCACGTGGTGCAGAACACCGCCCGATCTGGTGGTTCCGCCATCGATGGCCGCACCACCCGCCACGTGGGCTACGCCAAGTCGATCCATGCCCGCCGCGGCATCGAGAAGGTGTTTGGCTGGATCAAACAGTGGGGAGGTCTGCGCCAGTTCAAGCTGCGCGGCACCGAGAAGGTGAGTGCGGTGTTCGGCCTGAATGTGATCGCCTACAACCTGATCCGCCTGGGCAACCTGCTCAAACCGGCGATGGCGGCGGCGTGA
- a CDS encoding transposase, which translates to MKPIYDQAVRAEIRNRMSPPNRESVAEIARSTGITTQTLYNWRSQWQKEGQLVPATSKPPEQWGASDKLAAVIQAAGLSGPDLGAYCRERGLYPKQLARWRQAAEDANGPSAPTMTDHRDLQRKNQEQARQIRRLERELQKKEKALSEAATLLMLSKKLDQLWLQEEES; encoded by the coding sequence ATGAAACCGATTTATGACCAGGCCGTGCGGGCTGAGATCCGCAATCGCATGAGCCCGCCCAACCGAGAGAGCGTGGCCGAGATCGCTCGCTCCACCGGCATCACTACCCAGACCCTCTACAACTGGCGCAGTCAGTGGCAGAAAGAGGGCCAGCTGGTGCCGGCCACCAGCAAGCCGCCGGAGCAGTGGGGCGCATCCGACAAACTGGCCGCCGTGATCCAGGCCGCAGGCCTCAGCGGCCCCGATCTCGGCGCTTACTGCCGTGAGCGGGGCCTCTACCCCAAACAGCTTGCCCGATGGCGCCAGGCCGCTGAGGATGCCAATGGCCCCAGCGCGCCGACCATGACCGACCACAGGGATCTACAGCGCAAAAACCAGGAGCAGGCACGCCAGATCCGGCGCCTTGAACGTGAGTTGCAGAAGAAGGAAAAAGCTCTTTCGGAGGCGGCAACATTGCTGATGCTGTCAAAAAAGCTCGATCAGCTTTGGCTGCAAGAAGAGGAGTCCTGA
- a CDS encoding IS3 family transposase, producing MAARRGVLIPSEQRNKAMDFLHEGLNAGASIKAVADLIGICSRTLRRWGLDISGQGFSVDHRKGAPREVAHRFTAKERQRVIDSVNDPRFADLAPAQIVAILAEERMYVGSESTIYRIMRQEGLLNHRGRARSPREPRPVPVLEATGVYQVLAWDITLLPGHVKGQFYYLYMVMDVWSRRILGVEVHERECSVLASAFFDRVCRDEGINKETAAVLHSDNGAPMRSFALAAKMAELGVSLSFSRPRVSNDNAYAESWFRTMKYHQSYPLRRFRELLSVKAWVDGFVEWYNAEHRHSGIKYVTPNQRHYGQADGICAIRQKTYEEARQKNPQRWSRHIRDWSQPQVVSINHPRPQQPIAT from the coding sequence TTGGCTGCAAGAAGAGGAGTCCTGATTCCGTCAGAGCAGAGAAATAAAGCCATGGACTTTCTCCATGAAGGCCTCAATGCAGGAGCTTCCATCAAGGCTGTTGCTGATCTGATCGGCATCTGTTCACGCACTCTGCGGCGCTGGGGGCTTGATATCAGCGGCCAGGGATTCAGTGTGGACCACCGCAAGGGTGCCCCACGTGAAGTGGCTCACAGATTCACGGCAAAAGAGCGGCAGCGGGTGATTGACTCCGTCAATGATCCGCGCTTTGCCGATCTTGCGCCTGCTCAGATCGTGGCCATTCTTGCTGAGGAGAGAATGTATGTGGGTTCAGAGTCGACGATCTATCGCATCATGCGGCAGGAAGGCCTGCTGAATCATCGTGGCAGGGCCCGCTCTCCCCGCGAGCCAAGACCAGTCCCGGTGCTGGAGGCAACAGGAGTTTACCAAGTGCTGGCCTGGGATATCACCCTGTTGCCCGGCCATGTCAAGGGTCAATTCTACTACCTCTACATGGTGATGGATGTGTGGAGCCGCCGCATCCTTGGAGTGGAAGTGCATGAGCGCGAATGCAGCGTGCTCGCCAGCGCATTCTTTGATCGCGTTTGCCGCGATGAAGGAATCAACAAGGAGACTGCTGCGGTCCTGCACTCGGACAATGGCGCCCCCATGCGCTCATTCGCCTTGGCGGCCAAGATGGCGGAGCTGGGTGTTTCGCTCTCGTTCTCCAGGCCGCGCGTCAGCAACGACAACGCCTACGCTGAATCATGGTTCCGTACCATGAAGTACCACCAGAGTTATCCGCTACGGCGCTTCCGGGAACTGCTCTCGGTAAAAGCCTGGGTGGATGGCTTTGTCGAGTGGTACAACGCTGAGCACCGGCACAGCGGCATCAAGTACGTGACGCCCAATCAGCGGCACTACGGCCAGGCCGATGGGATCTGTGCCATCCGGCAGAAGACCTACGAAGAAGCTCGGCAGAAGAATCCGCAGCGCTGGAGTCGTCACATCCGTGACTGGAGCCAGCCACAGGTTGTGAGCATCAACCATCCCCGTCCGCAGCAACCTATCGCTACTTGA
- a CDS encoding PIN domain-containing protein codes for MQGEDVSPPIDPPVTNTPQPKNSSNPSQPSQAEKAAKPLSTSKKAKAAKQAAILDALLFVDTNVLLDFYRIRNSDISIEYLKQLEACKNRLIITSQVEMEYKKHRQEAIIESLNSFGSPDWNKLSGPAIVAGLQAMKMIRKQKEEITKQQKGLTRKSRRY; via the coding sequence GTGCAAGGCGAAGATGTCAGCCCTCCCATTGACCCACCCGTCACTAATACCCCTCAGCCGAAGAACTCAAGCAATCCATCACAGCCTTCTCAGGCAGAGAAAGCAGCAAAGCCTCTCTCTACGAGCAAGAAAGCCAAGGCAGCCAAGCAGGCAGCAATACTGGACGCGCTTCTATTCGTAGACACAAACGTATTGCTTGATTTCTATCGGATTAGAAACAGTGATATCAGTATTGAATACCTGAAGCAGCTTGAGGCATGCAAAAATCGCCTAATCATCACTTCTCAAGTTGAAATGGAATACAAGAAGCACAGGCAAGAGGCCATCATTGAGTCGCTTAACAGTTTTGGCTCACCGGATTGGAACAAACTTAGCGGGCCAGCCATTGTTGCCGGCCTTCAGGCAATGAAGATGATTAGAAAGCAGAAGGAAGAAATAACAAAGCAGCAAAAAGGGTTAACGAGAAAATCCAGAAGATACTAG
- a CDS encoding IS1595 family transposase produces MARNGIQFQKGLSLPEFQRLYGTEEQCEAALEKARWPDGFRCPRCNGHEHGLVYGRRLKRYQCRNCSHQTTLTAGTILQATKLPLTNWFLAFYLIGQAKNGISSLELSRHLGVNYDTAWLLHNKILRAMSEREEEYLLRGKIQIDDAYLGGERTGGKVGRGSENKIPIVAAVSLNESGHPIHAKIAPVNSFSSEAIANWSLNNLTPGSDVLSDGLACFRAVTTANCHHKANVTTGQHPNDLPQFRWINTLLGNLKTSFNGTFHAFNFDKYAKRYLGGFCFRFNRRFAMAEMTERIANAVCCCMPCTERDLRLAEAYG; encoded by the coding sequence ATGGCGCGCAACGGCATCCAGTTCCAGAAGGGCCTGTCTCTGCCTGAGTTCCAGCGGCTCTACGGCACAGAGGAGCAATGTGAGGCTGCTCTGGAGAAGGCTCGCTGGCCGGATGGGTTCCGGTGCCCTCGCTGCAATGGGCATGAGCATGGCCTGGTTTACGGCCGACGACTCAAGCGCTACCAATGCCGCAACTGCAGCCATCAGACAACACTCACGGCCGGCACGATCCTGCAGGCCACCAAGCTCCCTCTGACAAACTGGTTCCTGGCCTTTTATCTGATCGGCCAGGCCAAGAACGGGATCTCCTCGCTGGAATTGAGTCGTCACCTGGGCGTCAACTACGACACCGCCTGGCTGCTTCACAACAAGATCCTGCGGGCGATGAGCGAACGGGAGGAGGAGTATCTGCTGCGGGGAAAGATTCAGATAGATGATGCCTACCTCGGCGGAGAACGCACTGGCGGCAAGGTGGGTCGCGGATCAGAAAACAAGATTCCGATCGTGGCAGCCGTCTCGTTGAACGAGTCCGGCCATCCGATCCACGCAAAGATCGCGCCGGTGAATAGCTTCAGTTCAGAGGCGATCGCTAACTGGTCCTTGAATAATCTGACTCCCGGTAGCGATGTACTCTCCGATGGCCTGGCCTGCTTCCGCGCCGTGACCACGGCCAACTGCCACCACAAGGCGAATGTCACCACCGGCCAGCACCCCAACGACCTGCCGCAGTTCCGCTGGATCAACACCCTGCTGGGCAACCTAAAGACCAGCTTCAACGGCACCTTCCATGCCTTCAACTTTGACAAGTACGCCAAGCGCTACCTGGGCGGCTTCTGCTTCCGCTTCAATCGGCGCTTTGCCATGGCTGAGATGACCGAGCGCATCGCCAATGCAGTCTGCTGCTGCATGCCTTGCACGGAGCGGGATCTCAGGCTTGCGGAGGCTTATGGGTAA
- a CDS encoding type II toxin-antitoxin system PemK/MazF family toxin translates to MVTEEHVSRGDIFLVALNPTRGSEIRKTRPCAVVSPDELNAHLRTFIVAPLTTGGHPYPFRVRCRFDGKDGHVVADQLRAVDRDRLVKRLGSLSETTLNELLSVLQAMFAV, encoded by the coding sequence ATGGTGACTGAAGAACACGTCTCAAGAGGCGATATCTTCCTTGTCGCGTTGAATCCCACGCGAGGATCTGAAATCAGGAAGACGAGGCCTTGTGCCGTAGTGTCGCCGGACGAGCTTAATGCTCACCTTCGCACTTTCATTGTTGCGCCGCTCACAACTGGCGGCCATCCATACCCATTTCGTGTGCGTTGCAGGTTTGATGGCAAGGACGGCCATGTTGTGGCTGATCAGCTGAGAGCTGTAGACAGAGACCGTCTAGTCAAGCGGTTGGGGAGTCTGTCGGAGACTACGCTGAATGAACTGCTGAGTGTTCTTCAGGCGATGTTCGCTGTGTAG
- a CDS encoding type II toxin-antitoxin system HicA family toxin, with translation MSTYSAVTGKALILALRRIGFEVLRIKGSHHFLRHPDGRTTVVPVHSGETLGPGLLSKILRDTEQTRDELEELLS, from the coding sequence GTGTCAACTTACTCCGCCGTCACAGGCAAGGCGCTCATCCTGGCCCTTCGAAGGATTGGCTTTGAAGTTCTGCGAATAAAGGGAAGTCATCATTTTCTGCGACATCCCGACGGGCGAACGACTGTAGTCCCTGTTCATTCTGGTGAAACGCTGGGACCTGGGTTGCTTTCCAAAATCCTTCGTGATACTGAGCAAACCAGAGATGAACTAGAGGAGCTGCTTTCTTGA
- a CDS encoding type II toxin-antitoxin system HicB family antitoxin → MAKQFDVVVERDSEGFYVASVPALAGCHTQAKSLDELMGRIREAIELCLEVQDGIVEQLDFVGVQRVTV, encoded by the coding sequence ATGGCAAAGCAGTTCGATGTGGTGGTTGAGAGAGACTCAGAGGGCTTTTATGTTGCGAGCGTGCCCGCTCTAGCCGGGTGCCACACACAGGCTAAGTCTCTTGATGAGTTGATGGGCCGGATCAGAGAAGCTATTGAGCTCTGCCTAGAGGTTCAGGACGGAATAGTTGAACAACTTGACTTCGTTGGTGTTCAGCGAGTGACCGTCTAG
- a CDS encoding transposase has translation MLLSHLVERYQGDLERLHGPQLLPSHRQALQAMRRCRRQGSDLMVLQCSNCEHSVKIPHSCGHRSCPHCQHHESQQWIERQRAKLLPVEYFLITFTVPAELRPVFWQHQRATYDLLLRTCWQTIDSFARRDPKLRGKIGAHAVLHTHNRRLDYHPHVHLIVPAGAIHEQRREWRSKAKGYLFPEASLARVFRAKWFEGMRQLGLQVKSTIPREWVVHCKSVGRGEKALIYLGRYLYRGVLPEKNILSDEDGMVTFRTKDNAGKEIIQTISGGDFLWLLLRHVLPRRFRRVRDFGLRHANGKRLIQLVQLLLRVVLPDRTEPSHKPAVLCPQCGGVMEVLAVRVRGMRPLLS, from the coding sequence ATGCTTCTCTCTCACTTGGTGGAGCGCTACCAGGGAGACCTGGAGCGTCTTCATGGCCCTCAGCTACTGCCGAGTCATCGCCAGGCCCTGCAGGCGATGCGACGCTGCCGCCGTCAAGGCAGCGACCTGATGGTGCTGCAATGTTCCAATTGTGAGCACAGTGTCAAGATCCCCCATTCCTGCGGCCATCGCAGTTGCCCCCATTGCCAGCATCATGAAAGCCAGCAGTGGATTGAACGACAACGAGCCAAGCTGCTGCCGGTGGAGTATTTCCTGATCACCTTCACGGTACCGGCTGAGCTGAGGCCGGTGTTCTGGCAGCATCAAAGAGCAACCTATGATCTGCTGCTGAGAACGTGCTGGCAAACGATCGATTCCTTTGCTCGCCGTGATCCAAAGCTCAGGGGAAAGATCGGAGCGCACGCAGTGCTGCACACGCACAACCGCCGGCTTGACTACCATCCCCACGTGCATCTGATTGTGCCTGCAGGTGCGATTCATGAGCAAAGAAGGGAATGGCGCAGCAAGGCCAAGGGCTATCTGTTTCCTGAGGCCAGCCTTGCCAGGGTATTCCGTGCGAAATGGTTTGAGGGGATGCGGCAGTTGGGCCTGCAGGTGAAAAGCACGATCCCACGAGAGTGGGTGGTGCACTGCAAATCAGTAGGCCGTGGCGAGAAGGCACTGATTTATCTTGGCCGCTACCTGTACCGTGGTGTGCTGCCGGAGAAGAACATTCTCTCTGACGAGGATGGAATGGTGACATTCCGCACCAAGGACAATGCGGGAAAGGAAATCATCCAGACCATCTCAGGTGGTGACTTCCTCTGGTTGCTGCTGCGGCATGTACTACCAAGGCGGTTTCGGCGTGTACGTGATTTTGGCCTGCGGCATGCCAACGGCAAGCGCCTCATCCAGTTGGTGCAACTCCTGCTGAGGGTCGTGTTGCCCGATCGCACTGAGCCGAGCCACAAGCCAGCGGTGCTGTGTCCCCAGTGCGGCGGCGTGATGGAAGTCCTCGCTGTTCGTGTGCGAGGCATGAGACCACTGCTCAGCTAA
- a CDS encoding site-specific integrase has protein sequence MRLHGLRSKTIDSYSRTLRRVAGHFDRCPDDLSPDDLKGYFAALLEQYSWSTIKVDLCSLQFFHRYVLDREMEWIKIIRPPRVRSLPDVPTREEVHRLINTVRKLRYRIFLLVVYSLGLRIGEGLALEVADIDGSQRRVHIRDGKGGKDRYVPIPVLTLQAMRRFWTTHRHPRLLFPSPAGSQIIVRITSAPMDASGVQAALRAARLECGIEKRLTVHSLRHAYATHLLEQGMDLRLIQSLLGHSHSNTTARYAHITQVVRDHTGDRIETLLNGFQLRWAEES, from the coding sequence ATGAGGCTGCACGGCTTACGCAGCAAGACGATTGACAGCTACAGCCGAACGTTGCGTCGTGTGGCTGGCCACTTCGACCGTTGCCCCGATGATCTCAGCCCTGATGACTTGAAAGGGTACTTCGCTGCCTTGTTGGAGCAGTATTCGTGGAGCACGATCAAGGTTGATCTCTGCAGTCTGCAGTTCTTCCACCGCTATGTTCTTGATCGCGAGATGGAATGGATCAAGATCATCCGCCCGCCACGTGTGCGCAGTCTGCCTGATGTTCCCACCCGCGAGGAAGTGCATCGGCTGATCAACACGGTGCGCAAGTTGCGCTACCGGATATTTCTGCTGGTGGTCTACAGCCTTGGCCTGCGAATCGGCGAGGGCCTGGCGCTGGAGGTGGCGGACATTGATGGCAGCCAGCGGCGCGTGCACATCCGCGATGGCAAGGGCGGCAAGGATCGCTACGTGCCGATACCGGTGCTGACGCTGCAGGCCATGCGTCGCTTCTGGACGACCCACCGCCATCCGCGGCTGCTCTTTCCCAGTCCGGCCGGCAGCCAGATCATCGTGCGGATCACCAGTGCACCGATGGATGCCAGCGGCGTGCAGGCAGCTCTCAGAGCAGCCCGCCTGGAGTGTGGGATCGAGAAGCGGCTCACGGTGCACTCACTACGCCATGCCTATGCCACCCACCTGCTGGAGCAGGGGATGGACCTGCGCCTGATCCAGTCCCTGCTCGGCCACAGCCATAGCAACACCACGGCCCGCTACGCCCACATCACCCAGGTGGTGCGCGATCACACCGGTGATCGCATTGAAACACTGCTGAATGGCTTCCAGCTGCGCTGGGCGGAGGAGTCATGA
- a CDS encoding IS5 family transposase: protein MYRRHNNGQISIKEFHLPFGGTLDPENRWVQLEGLIPWDELEETYAPQFSATIGAPAKSVRMAFGALYIKQKLGLTDEETVHQIRENAYIQFFLGFAGYTSKAPFDASMMVHFRKRFSDEDLRRINELVVQRGKEILLEALAQAADDDDHDDRDSSGGGAQLELDALIKPADWPEGKNWGTLTIDASCTPADITYPRDLKLLNEARTTTERVIDDLCSQSSGFRRHRPRYDRGLARAHFLRVAKQKRPRRRKVKAAIKHQLGYVRQNLKAIDALIGCGARLSELKRHWWQKLLACSELERQQGLLLASQTNSIPDRLVNLVQTHIRPMVRGKARAAVEFGAKISVSVQNGFPFLHRISWNPYNEGEDLIAQAEKYKLDTGSYPERICADRIYITAKNRHFCTRNGIRLSGKRLGRPPKDPDVTTAHKHQLRSDQARRNEVEGVFGSGKRKYSLDLIMARLPAGAESSISMAFVVMCAEKVLRLLRLFFVLLFGWIYSFFMAWSAIRAPEGICKPGF, encoded by the coding sequence ATGTACCGGAGGCACAATAACGGTCAGATCTCAATCAAGGAGTTCCACCTGCCATTTGGCGGCACACTTGATCCCGAGAATCGCTGGGTTCAACTGGAGGGGCTGATCCCATGGGATGAGCTGGAAGAAACCTATGCCCCTCAATTCAGCGCCACAATTGGCGCTCCAGCCAAATCAGTGAGAATGGCCTTTGGTGCTCTCTACATCAAACAGAAGTTAGGGCTCACCGACGAAGAGACAGTCCATCAGATCAGAGAGAACGCCTATATTCAGTTCTTTCTTGGCTTTGCGGGCTACACATCCAAGGCACCGTTTGATGCCTCGATGATGGTGCACTTTCGCAAGCGTTTTTCTGACGAGGATCTGCGCCGTATCAACGAGCTGGTGGTGCAGCGCGGCAAAGAGATCCTTCTGGAAGCACTTGCTCAGGCAGCAGACGATGACGACCATGATGATCGTGATTCCAGTGGAGGAGGCGCTCAGCTAGAACTTGATGCGTTGATCAAGCCTGCTGACTGGCCAGAAGGAAAGAATTGGGGCACTCTCACGATTGATGCCAGTTGCACTCCAGCCGACATCACCTATCCCAGAGACCTCAAGCTCCTCAACGAGGCTCGCACAACGACCGAGCGAGTCATTGATGATCTGTGCAGTCAGTCATCGGGATTCAGGAGACATCGACCTCGCTACGACCGTGGCCTTGCTCGTGCTCATTTCCTGAGAGTGGCGAAGCAAAAACGACCACGTCGCCGCAAAGTGAAGGCTGCCATTAAACATCAGCTTGGCTATGTGCGGCAGAATCTCAAGGCCATTGATGCTCTGATCGGCTGCGGGGCAAGGCTTTCCGAGCTTAAGAGGCATTGGTGGCAGAAGTTGTTGGCCTGCAGCGAGTTGGAGCGGCAACAGGGCCTTCTGCTCGCCTCTCAGACCAACAGCATTCCAGACCGCCTGGTGAATCTTGTGCAGACCCATATCCGCCCAATGGTGCGAGGCAAAGCACGTGCTGCGGTGGAGTTTGGAGCCAAAATCAGTGTTTCGGTTCAAAACGGCTTTCCGTTCTTGCACCGCATAAGCTGGAACCCCTACAACGAAGGAGAAGACCTTATCGCTCAGGCGGAAAAATACAAGCTGGATACAGGATCTTACCCAGAGCGAATCTGCGCCGACCGGATTTATATCACGGCCAAGAATAGGCATTTCTGCACGAGGAACGGTATTCGCCTCTCCGGCAAGCGATTGGGTCGCCCGCCCAAGGATCCTGATGTCACCACTGCACACAAGCACCAGCTCCGATCTGATCAAGCTCGACGCAATGAAGTGGAAGGCGTCTTTGGCTCTGGAAAGCGCAAGTATTCCCTGGATCTGATCATGGCTCGTCTACCAGCTGGTGCCGAATCCTCCATCTCGATGGCCTTTGTCGTGATGTGCGCGGAAAAGGTCTTGAGGCTGCTGCGCCTCTTTTTTGTCCTTCTTTTTGGGTGGATCTACAGCTTTTTTATGGCCTGGTCAGCGATCAGAGCGCCTGAGGGCATCTGCAAGCCAGGCTTTTGA
- a CDS encoding helix-turn-helix domain-containing protein, with protein MSPPHRQSVARISEELGIHVITLYKWRKTWRLQGEVVPASQKEPDGWSAADKFTVVLETAGLNATEPPCVRKEVRSV; from the coding sequence ATGAGCCCGCCGCACAGGCAGAGCGTGGCCCGGATTTCAGAAGAGCTGGGCATCCACGTGATCACCCTCTACAAATGGAGGAAGACGTGGCGGTTGCAGGGAGAGGTGGTGCCGGCATCTCAGAAGGAACCAGATGGCTGGAGTGCTGCCGACAAGTTCACGGTGGTGCTGGAGACGGCCGGGTTGAACGCCACTGAGCCCCCCTGCGTCAGGAAAGAAGTCCGCTCGGTCTGA